The Raoultibacter phocaeensis genome includes a window with the following:
- a CDS encoding CDP-glycerol glycerophosphotransferase family protein encodes MKAKRVFVSLSKVIFNILYALFDRFSRKNEVLFVSRQADEPNDDFVAIGEEFLACGWIPVYHTKKLSRKTVISYAIHVAVEIYHLARCKVCILDRYDPVVSLLDFSCERVERVEPMHHYEYPKAPVVIQIWHAFGSYKCFGYQSLDTLEGHSSKTAKLFDIHRNYSWILCTGERDRAVYAEAFAYPVERVIPLCRPEYDALIEKAKSFRRDKRKSTPTVLFAPTLRKSSASEHPFYDLHDSPKLFRLPGRLVWSFHPLEQGKCAPGSVPEVLGEADIVVTDYSSIVYEAYVLGKKVVFYVPDIDVYRESPGLNRDPLVESPRITCTSEEELIGFLTDLISGSLEYSYDAFSSFIGDTFAQCRPGAAKRIAAFAIDKYEKTTLD; translated from the coding sequence ATGAAAGCAAAAAGAGTTTTTGTTTCCCTATCAAAAGTGATATTCAATATTCTCTACGCGCTGTTCGATCGCTTTTCGCGGAAAAACGAGGTGCTCTTCGTATCGCGGCAAGCCGACGAGCCGAACGATGATTTCGTGGCCATCGGAGAAGAGTTTCTAGCTTGTGGTTGGATCCCCGTGTATCACACAAAAAAATTATCGAGAAAAACAGTAATATCGTACGCTATACATGTGGCTGTAGAGATATATCATCTTGCGCGCTGCAAGGTGTGCATACTCGATCGATACGATCCCGTCGTCAGCTTACTCGATTTCTCATGCGAGCGGGTCGAGCGGGTCGAACCGATGCATCATTACGAATACCCGAAAGCTCCTGTTGTAATACAGATATGGCATGCGTTTGGATCATACAAATGCTTCGGATACCAATCCCTCGATACGCTAGAAGGGCATTCGTCGAAGACGGCCAAACTTTTTGACATCCATCGCAATTACAGCTGGATTCTTTGCACGGGCGAACGTGACCGCGCAGTGTATGCAGAAGCGTTTGCTTATCCCGTCGAAAGAGTGATTCCTCTCTGCCGCCCAGAATACGACGCACTGATAGAAAAGGCGAAAAGCTTTCGACGCGACAAAAGAAAAAGCACGCCCACGGTACTTTTTGCACCAACGCTGAGAAAGAGCAGCGCTTCCGAGCATCCGTTTTATGACTTGCATGATTCGCCGAAGCTTTTTCGATTGCCCGGACGGCTTGTTTGGTCGTTCCATCCTCTTGAACAGGGAAAGTGTGCTCCTGGATCGGTTCCGGAGGTTCTCGGTGAAGCCGATATCGTGGTGACAGATTATTCGAGTATCGTGTACGAGGCATATGTGCTCGGCAAAAAAGTTGTTTTCTATGTTCCCGATATTGACGTATATCGTGAATCGCCGGGCCTCAATAGGGATCCTCTCGTAGAATCGCCACGAATCACGTGTACTTCCGAAGAGGAGCTTATTGGGTTTTTAACGGATTTGATAAGTGGGTCGTTAGAATACTCTTACGATGCCTTTAGTTCGTTCATTGGCGATACGTTTGCCCAGTGTCGTCCTGGTGCCGCGAAACGAATCGCGGCTTTCGCTATTGATAAATACGAGAAAACGACTTTAGACTAA
- a CDS encoding bifunctional glycosyltransferase/CDP-glycerol:glycerophosphate glycerophosphotransferase, with product MGSNRPKVSVIVPVYNNEGYIGKALESLAKQTLSSSQLEVLVIDDGSNDDTVSICDEYARRFSNYIVIHQKNSGVSKSRNRGLELAKGEYIAFLDSDDTLDPSTLESAALFFDQHYAETDAVVYPMRLFNDVREWSHVREKILTESGIYDLSKIQHAFALVTNVNVMVKNTADLPRFQEDLLVHEDELFFMNVLLGKLTVGFSKKGCYRYRQEGGSAIYTKMHPYYQFEENIEFWEELFSRYPEKPPLYLQASYLNELLWKLKKDYVFPYHYRKTDFDTACKRIRALLKLVDDDLIVTAPRSDEYLQEFFLSLKHGRALSCKVSEQGFILSAHDVPILCRNHITAEVLRTYGKNSHWHVEGYLKSIAFGLIGEPEFTAEIEPVSGETISVPIRLTDSSRSRHLCHIQTNTFWGFSLDLPLERDARVTLRIKLGDTPVPITTHFTNRASLNSEAGILACFYGESVITAHPSTASFTICAEATRRQKTIVLEKNDASVLKKNKKGFVLRRLVRLLPSKRRIWLYYDRAGVGKDNSYYQFIHDLEKQDGVARFYVTNNDEQTNKRLFSLQQMKHVLAFSSNKHRLLHLKAEKILASYIEPENWRPFYQKALNAVADLVNYELVYLQHGVLHAHMPWKYSADRLLMDKEVVSTHFEIENLKTTYGFSDEKLIRSGMPRFDHIDTETSPKKKILFAPSWRKYLIDEVSPLVFKPKRRAFEESTFWIETNKLLTSRPLLEALEHYDYSLDIKLHPIFKEYAPYFVSPSKRIKLVNDVAGSDYQIFVTDYSSWVFDFVYLKRAIAYFLPDKAEFDAGLNGYRKLDLPFEQGFGPLATKGEDLVNNLVSIMENKGAPETLYARRMEGFFLHYDNKQCDRLYEELNDSFLKL from the coding sequence ATGGGTTCTAATCGTCCGAAAGTTAGCGTAATTGTTCCCGTTTATAACAACGAGGGCTATATCGGAAAGGCACTAGAAAGCTTAGCAAAGCAAACACTATCAAGTAGCCAACTTGAAGTCCTCGTCATCGACGATGGATCCAACGACGATACGGTCTCAATATGCGATGAATATGCTCGGAGATTTTCTAATTATATTGTTATCCATCAAAAGAACAGCGGCGTCAGCAAATCACGCAACCGCGGACTCGAGCTCGCAAAGGGAGAATACATTGCCTTCTTGGACAGCGATGACACCCTTGATCCCTCGACGCTCGAATCGGCTGCTCTTTTCTTTGACCAGCATTATGCCGAAACAGATGCTGTAGTATATCCTATGCGATTGTTTAACGATGTCCGCGAGTGGTCTCATGTACGCGAAAAGATTCTTACGGAGTCTGGTATATACGATTTATCGAAAATTCAACACGCCTTTGCTCTTGTCACCAACGTAAACGTTATGGTAAAAAACACCGCTGATCTCCCTCGTTTCCAAGAGGATCTCCTAGTCCACGAAGACGAACTTTTCTTCATGAACGTTTTGCTCGGAAAGCTAACCGTGGGATTTTCCAAAAAAGGATGTTATCGCTACCGGCAAGAGGGCGGCAGTGCAATCTACACGAAAATGCATCCGTACTATCAATTTGAAGAGAATATAGAATTTTGGGAGGAACTATTCAGCAGATATCCCGAAAAACCGCCGCTTTATCTGCAGGCATCGTATCTTAACGAGCTGCTTTGGAAGTTAAAAAAAGACTATGTCTTCCCCTATCATTACCGAAAGACCGATTTCGACACCGCCTGCAAGCGGATACGGGCACTCTTGAAGCTCGTCGATGACGATCTGATTGTGACAGCCCCGCGCTCAGACGAGTATTTGCAGGAGTTTTTTCTTTCGTTGAAGCATGGCCGAGCCCTCTCATGCAAGGTTTCGGAACAGGGTTTTATTCTCTCAGCCCATGATGTCCCGATTCTTTGCCGGAATCACATAACGGCAGAGGTACTTCGTACATACGGGAAAAACTCCCACTGGCACGTCGAAGGCTACCTGAAATCGATTGCATTCGGCCTAATCGGCGAACCCGAGTTTACCGCTGAGATCGAGCCTGTTTCCGGCGAGACGATTTCGGTTCCAATTCGCCTTACCGATTCGTCGAGAAGTAGACACTTGTGCCACATACAGACCAATACTTTTTGGGGGTTTTCGCTCGATCTTCCACTTGAGAGAGACGCCCGAGTAACGCTTCGAATCAAGCTCGGCGATACCCCTGTGCCAATCACAACACACTTTACGAACCGGGCGTCGCTCAACAGTGAGGCGGGCATTCTCGCGTGCTTTTATGGAGAGTCGGTCATCACCGCACATCCGAGCACTGCTTCATTTACGATTTGTGCAGAGGCAACCAGGCGCCAAAAAACTATAGTGTTGGAAAAAAACGACGCATCGGTTCTGAAGAAAAATAAGAAGGGTTTTGTACTGCGCCGTCTTGTCCGACTCCTCCCCAGCAAAAGAAGGATCTGGCTTTATTACGATAGAGCCGGGGTGGGTAAAGATAATTCTTATTATCAGTTCATTCACGATCTCGAAAAACAGGACGGGGTTGCAAGATTCTACGTTACCAATAACGATGAGCAGACAAACAAACGGTTGTTTTCTTTGCAACAGATGAAACATGTCCTTGCGTTTTCTTCGAACAAGCATCGGCTACTTCATTTGAAGGCCGAGAAAATTCTTGCGTCGTACATCGAGCCCGAAAATTGGAGGCCATTTTATCAGAAGGCCCTTAATGCTGTAGCCGACCTCGTAAACTATGAGCTCGTATACTTACAGCATGGCGTACTTCATGCGCACATGCCCTGGAAATACTCAGCTGATAGGTTGCTCATGGATAAAGAAGTGGTATCGACGCACTTTGAAATCGAGAACCTCAAAACTACGTACGGCTTTTCCGATGAAAAACTCATACGAAGCGGAATGCCGCGCTTCGACCACATCGACACCGAAACGTCTCCTAAGAAAAAAATACTGTTTGCCCCCTCGTGGAGAAAATACCTGATCGATGAAGTATCGCCTCTTGTGTTTAAACCGAAGCGCCGAGCGTTCGAAGAGTCGACTTTCTGGATTGAAACCAACAAGCTCCTCACGAGCAGGCCGCTTTTAGAGGCTTTGGAGCACTATGACTACTCTCTCGACATCAAGCTTCATCCCATATTCAAAGAATACGCTCCGTATTTTGTTAGTCCAAGTAAGCGAATAAAGCTTGTCAACGATGTCGCTGGCAGCGATTACCAGATTTTTGTGACCGACTATTCTTCGTGGGTGTTTGATTTTGTGTATCTCAAGCGCGCCATAGCATACTTCTTGCCTGACAAAGCCGAATTTGATGCAGGGTTGAACGGATACAGAAAGCTCGACCTGCCTTTCGAGCAAGGCTTTGGGCCTTTGGCAACAAAAGGCGAGGATCTTGTGAATAACCTCGTAAGCATAATGGAAAACAAGGGCGCACCTGAGACTCTTTACGCACGCCGTATGGAAGGGTTCTTCCTCCACTACGACAATAAGCAATGCGATCGACTGTATGAAGAGTTGAATGATTCTTTTCTCAAACTTTAG
- a CDS encoding IspD/TarI family cytidylyltransferase, whose protein sequence is MIVAAILAGGSGVRMGNPDKPKQYYQLGSKPVLIHTIEKFCASGRFDVVLVLCPETWLQQTKDLIARFCSEHSNEVQVATGGLTRTDTVLNAIAWIDAHYCIDEESIIVTHDAVRPFVSLRIIEENVEAAKRFDACDTVVPATDTIVMSEDATTISEIPDRRNLYLGQTPQSFKIVKLKETLSSLSEDEKAVLTDACKAFVLRGQKVELVKGDTANFKITYPHDMRVAHAMLGVDEC, encoded by the coding sequence GTGATAGTTGCGGCTATATTAGCTGGTGGATCCGGGGTTCGTATGGGCAATCCAGATAAGCCGAAGCAATACTACCAGCTTGGGAGTAAACCCGTGCTCATCCATACGATCGAGAAGTTCTGCGCCTCAGGGCGGTTCGATGTGGTGTTAGTCTTATGCCCAGAAACGTGGCTGCAGCAAACGAAAGACTTGATTGCGCGGTTTTGCTCCGAACACTCTAACGAGGTTCAGGTTGCCACAGGCGGGCTGACCAGAACAGACACCGTACTCAATGCTATTGCGTGGATTGATGCGCATTATTGCATCGACGAGGAATCTATAATCGTCACGCACGATGCGGTGCGTCCGTTCGTTTCGCTGCGAATTATTGAAGAGAATGTTGAAGCGGCTAAGCGGTTCGACGCCTGCGATACCGTCGTACCTGCTACTGATACTATCGTTATGAGCGAGGATGCGACAACGATTTCGGAAATACCTGATCGACGGAACCTCTATCTTGGGCAAACCCCACAGAGCTTTAAGATAGTCAAGCTCAAGGAAACTCTTTCTTCACTCAGTGAAGACGAGAAAGCGGTTCTTACCGACGCATGCAAGGCTTTTGTTTTGCGCGGGCAGAAAGTGGAGTTAGTCAAAGGGGATACTGCTAACTTCAAAATAACCTACCCCCATGACATGCGCGTTGCTCACGCGATGCTTGGAGTCGACGAATGCTAA
- a CDS encoding glycosyltransferase family 4 protein encodes MLAIHQALTVFFVAFIVTYLMVPVSKKIAVAIGAIDYPSNRRLNTDPVPRCGGIALYVGLVAGCLTVIIAERFFGWELVDLYVLQDINFILLFIGITLMFAVGLVDDIIQMSALPKLIGQIVAATVVALAGITIGTVRSMVDGDYVDLAWIDFPLTVLYLVVFVNITNLIDGLDGLATGIITIVAISLLYLVLKRGSATLALACIALIAVCLAFLRFNFFPASVFMGDSGSLLLGLMVGIISITGVVRTQSFVVMLVPLVIAGIPLLDTVSAIIRRSRGHKPVGQADMGHIHHRLLRAGLGQRRAVAVLWICSAALALVGCMLGSFSGPVRWAIFFGLAVVIFFIIWKFGLFKPVLRHYYDNKGKHGPRTPRHKQ; translated from the coding sequence TTGTTAGCGATACATCAGGCATTGACGGTGTTTTTCGTGGCGTTTATCGTCACGTACCTCATGGTGCCCGTTTCCAAGAAAATCGCCGTTGCCATCGGGGCGATCGACTATCCGAGCAACCGCCGCCTCAATACCGATCCCGTTCCCCGTTGCGGCGGGATCGCTTTGTACGTGGGGCTTGTTGCGGGATGCCTTACCGTTATCATTGCAGAAAGGTTTTTCGGGTGGGAACTCGTCGATCTGTACGTGCTCCAGGATATCAACTTCATCCTCCTGTTCATCGGCATCACGCTTATGTTTGCTGTGGGGCTTGTCGATGACATCATCCAGATGTCGGCACTCCCGAAGCTCATCGGCCAGATAGTGGCTGCTACTGTCGTTGCGCTTGCGGGCATCACCATCGGAACGGTTCGCTCGATGGTCGATGGGGATTACGTCGATCTCGCGTGGATCGATTTTCCGCTTACGGTACTCTATCTCGTCGTGTTCGTGAACATTACGAACCTGATCGACGGGCTCGATGGACTTGCTACGGGCATTATCACCATCGTTGCGATCAGCTTGCTGTACCTCGTACTTAAACGGGGCAGTGCGACGCTTGCGCTGGCCTGCATAGCGCTCATTGCCGTGTGCCTTGCGTTTTTGCGCTTCAACTTCTTTCCCGCATCCGTTTTTATGGGGGATTCGGGATCGCTCTTGCTCGGTCTTATGGTGGGCATTATCTCGATCACGGGCGTCGTGCGTACCCAGAGCTTCGTGGTAATGCTCGTGCCTTTGGTAATCGCCGGCATCCCTTTGCTCGATACGGTATCGGCGATCATCCGGCGAAGCCGTGGGCACAAACCGGTCGGGCAGGCCGACATGGGTCACATCCACCACCGCCTGCTTCGCGCAGGGCTCGGCCAGCGAAGGGCAGTGGCAGTTCTGTGGATCTGTTCGGCGGCGCTCGCGCTCGTGGGGTGCATGTTGGGCAGCTTCTCCGGTCCCGTCCGCTGGGCGATCTTCTTTGGGTTGGCTGTGGTAATCTTCTTCATCATCTGGAAATTCGGCCTGTTCAAGCCCGTTCTTCGCCATTATTACGACAACAAGGGCAAACACGGCCCCCGCACACCGCGACATAAGCAGTAA
- a CDS encoding ABC transporter ATP-binding protein: protein MSFNPTESNLLESLGPRSAVSDVPAVKFDHVTKTYKLYKNDRSRFLGLFSRNNKELVGIVHANNDLSFEVKKGEAVALIGRNGAGKSTALKMITGVSYPTEGTVTVNGRVSALLELNAGFDGQLTGRENLNLRSQVLGMSKKEYKEIEEKAIDFAELGLYIDQPMKSYSSGMKARLGFAFAASIDPDILVVDEALSVGDREFRKKCIERMREIMSNENVTVLFVTHESDAAQEFCTRGIVLSEGIKMFDGPIDAAVAYYEEPVEQQKQ, encoded by the coding sequence ATGTCCTTTAATCCTACCGAGTCCAATTTGTTGGAATCATTGGGACCACGTTCAGCTGTGAGCGATGTGCCTGCGGTAAAATTCGATCATGTGACGAAAACCTATAAGTTGTACAAAAACGATCGGAGTAGGTTTCTTGGTCTTTTCAGTAGAAACAACAAAGAACTCGTAGGTATCGTTCATGCGAACAATGACTTATCGTTTGAAGTAAAAAAAGGAGAAGCGGTCGCACTGATCGGACGCAATGGGGCAGGAAAGTCGACAGCTCTTAAAATGATTACAGGTGTCAGCTACCCGACAGAAGGAACGGTAACCGTAAATGGGCGCGTAAGCGCACTGCTGGAGCTTAATGCTGGGTTTGACGGACAACTAACAGGACGAGAGAACTTGAACCTCCGGAGTCAAGTGTTAGGTATGAGCAAAAAGGAATACAAGGAGATCGAAGAAAAAGCGATCGATTTTGCCGAACTAGGGCTCTATATTGATCAGCCGATGAAATCGTACTCAAGTGGCATGAAGGCTCGTCTTGGATTTGCTTTCGCAGCGTCAATTGATCCTGATATCCTTGTAGTCGATGAGGCCCTTTCGGTAGGAGATAGAGAGTTCAGAAAGAAATGCATCGAGCGTATGCGGGAAATCATGTCGAACGAAAACGTGACCGTTCTTTTCGTTACCCACGAATCGGACGCAGCCCAGGAGTTCTGTACAAGAGGCATTGTGCTCAGCGAGGGGATTAAGATGTTCGATGGGCCAATCGATGCGGCTGTTGCTTATTACGAAGAACCTGTCGAGCAACAGAAACAATAG
- a CDS encoding LCP family protein — protein MSNSPDIVARSRKMAALAVLCVAVFAAAFIGIACLLSSDNAQSGHEAANAQLEIVSDPLYVLLIGSDSRKGTALYTGKANEHAQLDQHSDIMTLMRIDPETYTVTLVTVPRDTQLAGTSGKINDSLAGGDPNEVVKAVETLTGTSIDYYMMTTFTSFESLVDDLGGTVVDVPLKITTDDPSTGRDVTVKPGESQLLNGSQTLVLARARKEYVDDQDALRQVNVRNIEVAIIEKVMSDPNGADEALAYLEEHTSTNMDFGLAASLVAEFILHKSEVTIYTGTGPHKGSVNDDGLWVVPEDKEAWALIMETVDAGEDPSGIVPLPSFPVS, from the coding sequence ATGAGCAATTCGCCTGACATCGTAGCGCGTTCGCGCAAGATGGCCGCTTTGGCCGTGCTGTGCGTAGCCGTGTTTGCAGCAGCCTTCATCGGCATCGCTTGCTTGCTGTCCAGCGACAACGCCCAAAGCGGGCATGAAGCCGCCAACGCCCAGCTCGAAATCGTTTCCGATCCGCTTTACGTGCTGCTCATCGGCTCGGATTCGCGCAAGGGCACAGCGCTCTACACCGGCAAGGCGAACGAGCACGCTCAGCTTGATCAGCATTCCGACATCATGACCCTCATGCGGATCGATCCGGAAACCTACACCGTTACGCTCGTTACCGTCCCGCGCGACACGCAGCTTGCGGGAACAAGCGGCAAGATCAACGATTCCCTAGCGGGCGGAGATCCCAACGAGGTGGTCAAAGCGGTTGAAACCCTGACAGGCACGTCGATCGACTATTACATGATGACCACGTTCACCTCGTTTGAATCGCTCGTGGACGATTTGGGCGGAACCGTGGTGGACGTGCCACTGAAGATTACGACCGACGATCCTTCGACAGGTAGAGACGTTACGGTGAAACCCGGCGAATCGCAGCTGCTCAACGGCTCGCAAACGCTTGTGCTTGCCCGCGCCCGCAAAGAATACGTGGACGATCAGGATGCTCTTCGCCAGGTGAACGTACGCAACATTGAAGTGGCTATCATCGAGAAGGTTATGTCCGACCCGAATGGTGCCGACGAGGCGCTTGCGTACCTTGAAGAGCATACGTCGACCAATATGGATTTCGGGCTGGCCGCCTCACTCGTTGCCGAGTTCATCCTGCATAAGAGCGAGGTCACCATCTACACGGGTACCGGCCCCCATAAAGGCTCGGTTAACGATGACGGCTTATGGGTTGTACCCGAGGATAAGGAAGCGTGGGCGCTGATCATGGAAACAGTCGATGCGGGGGAGGACCCTTCGGGAATCGTTCCTTTGCCGTCTTTTCCTGTGTCGTAG
- a CDS encoding zinc-binding dehydrogenase, protein MLVRPTHLSICNADQRYYQGTRSEKVLASKLPMALIHEGIGTVLRDDSGTYKRGDCVVMLPNNPHETDPLIAENYLRSSEFCGSGYDGFMQECVGLAPDRVVPLPESLSKNVAAFTELVSVAVHSITRFGLFSHARRDAIGVWGDGNMGFIVSLILSVMYPNARIIVFGRNGFKLEDFTFVDETYLVHDIPSDTHVDHAFECCGGEGSSQAIDQIIDRINPEGTVSLLGVSEGPIPVNTRMVLEKGLKMFGSSRSGRKDFLETVKLYQAHPTMMNYLEALVGQVKPVSAISDIATAFEADIRKTMGKTIMLWNL, encoded by the coding sequence GTGTTGGTGCGCCCCACTCACTTGTCGATCTGCAACGCCGACCAGCGATACTATCAAGGAACGCGCAGCGAAAAGGTGCTCGCTTCGAAACTTCCTATGGCTTTGATTCACGAAGGAATCGGCACCGTTTTGCGTGACGATTCCGGTACGTACAAACGGGGTGATTGCGTTGTCATGCTTCCGAATAATCCGCACGAAACAGACCCGCTTATAGCTGAGAACTACCTTAGAAGCAGTGAGTTCTGCGGGAGCGGATATGACGGGTTTATGCAGGAGTGCGTAGGGCTTGCGCCTGATCGCGTTGTTCCATTGCCTGAATCCCTTAGCAAAAACGTCGCCGCTTTTACCGAGTTGGTAAGTGTAGCGGTTCACTCTATAACTCGGTTCGGTTTGTTTTCCCATGCCCGCCGCGACGCCATTGGAGTGTGGGGAGATGGAAATATGGGGTTTATTGTTTCGCTGATCTTAAGCGTTATGTACCCCAACGCGCGCATAATTGTTTTTGGGCGGAACGGATTCAAACTCGAAGACTTTACCTTTGTGGACGAAACCTATCTTGTACATGACATACCTTCCGATACTCACGTCGATCACGCGTTTGAATGTTGCGGTGGAGAAGGTTCATCCCAAGCTATCGACCAAATCATTGACAGGATTAATCCAGAAGGCACTGTTTCGTTGCTTGGCGTTTCCGAAGGGCCCATTCCCGTTAATACGCGAATGGTTCTTGAAAAGGGTTTGAAGATGTTTGGAAGCAGTAGAAGCGGCAGGAAGGATTTCCTCGAGACGGTTAAGCTGTACCAAGCGCATCCCACGATGATGAACTATCTCGAAGCTCTTGTCGGACAGGTGAAACCGGTTAGTGCCATTTCGGATATAGCTACGGCATTTGAGGCGGACATTCGGAAAACGATGGGCAAAACTATTATGCTATGGAACCTCTAG
- a CDS encoding ABC transporter permease: MFSTLATILKDNWQWRKQIGHLAIFELMKQARGAVLGWAWLAVKPIVFIVVFWFALEFGLRAGAADTTYPYFVWLVSGLIPWFYMSDMFGTGSDVLHRYAYLVNKVKFPLSGISTLYSLSTLIVNIALFIILFIIYAAYGMPWDIYLIQVPILMLLMFVFWDMVSILTSQLSGISKDFGQLMKALNQPIFWLSGILFNMNMLVESGFGWAANVMLFNPVTFFVTAFRDALCDKVWFWEDPVFFGCFVVTFAATLVAMTLVYRHFHEEVADVL; the protein is encoded by the coding sequence TTGTTCAGTACTCTCGCAACTATTTTGAAGGACAACTGGCAATGGCGCAAGCAGATCGGCCATCTTGCCATCTTCGAGCTGATGAAGCAAGCCCGCGGCGCAGTGCTCGGATGGGCATGGCTCGCGGTAAAGCCCATCGTGTTCATCGTGGTGTTTTGGTTTGCGCTGGAATTCGGTCTACGTGCAGGTGCGGCGGATACAACGTATCCATATTTTGTTTGGCTTGTTTCCGGGCTCATACCTTGGTTCTACATGTCGGACATGTTTGGAACAGGATCCGACGTTTTGCACCGCTATGCCTATCTGGTCAATAAGGTGAAGTTCCCGCTTAGCGGTATTTCTACCTTGTATTCCCTTTCAACCCTTATCGTAAACATTGCATTGTTCATCATCCTGTTTATTATTTATGCTGCATACGGCATGCCATGGGATATTTACCTCATCCAAGTTCCCATTCTCATGCTGCTCATGTTTGTGTTTTGGGATATGGTTTCTATACTGACGTCTCAACTATCGGGTATCAGTAAAGACTTCGGTCAGCTCATGAAGGCCCTCAATCAGCCGATTTTTTGGTTGTCTGGTATTTTATTTAATATGAATATGCTGGTCGAATCGGGTTTTGGCTGGGCTGCAAACGTCATGTTGTTTAATCCGGTTACCTTTTTTGTTACGGCGTTTCGCGACGCGCTATGCGATAAGGTTTGGTTTTGGGAAGATCCGGTGTTTTTCGGTTGCTTCGTCGTTACCTTTGCAGCAACGCTTGTTGCGATGACGCTCGTGTACCGGCACTTCCATGAGGAGGTCGCTGATGTCCTTTAA
- a CDS encoding CDP-glycerol glycerophosphotransferase family protein, which yields MADTIKQTVKDLIKDILLGWLYPFVYTRASKRRQLQKNKVVFVQRRGSALSDNFKLIYARLENEGAWHLETTMLYEYQVAYPRYCVNCIRLAREVATAGYVFLDDASEVISCLPLKSDTCVVQLWHACGAFKKFGMSTADLQFGGSREQKIKHPFYENLSLVTVSSPDVVWAYVEAMVLDDTPDIVKPLGVSRTDVFFDQSFLSEARKKVDKLVPFAAGKKIILYAPTFRGRVIGAKGPNELDIRGLKRILGDRYVLVIKHHPYVVDTPRIPDGCEDFAVDVSFSGLSIEILLAASDICISDYSSLVFEYSLFTRPIVFFAYDIEDYKDWRGFYYDYEELTPGPIVTTNEELIDYLGNVERLFDAQRVVEFKKRFMSACDGRATDRIMQAVFENETH from the coding sequence GTGGCCGACACGATAAAACAAACAGTAAAAGATTTGATAAAGGATATATTGCTCGGATGGCTGTATCCCTTTGTGTATACCCGTGCGAGCAAGCGCCGGCAGCTTCAGAAAAACAAAGTAGTGTTTGTACAAAGAAGGGGATCGGCGCTTTCGGATAACTTCAAGCTTATTTACGCTCGTCTCGAAAACGAAGGAGCTTGGCACCTTGAGACGACAATGTTGTACGAGTACCAAGTAGCCTACCCGCGTTACTGCGTCAACTGCATTCGCCTTGCGAGGGAGGTTGCAACTGCGGGCTATGTGTTTCTCGACGATGCCTCCGAGGTGATAAGCTGTCTGCCTTTGAAAAGCGATACGTGTGTCGTGCAGCTGTGGCATGCCTGCGGCGCTTTCAAAAAGTTCGGTATGAGTACGGCGGATCTTCAGTTCGGTGGTTCGAGGGAACAGAAGATTAAGCATCCATTTTACGAGAATCTGTCGTTGGTAACGGTAAGCAGCCCCGATGTAGTTTGGGCGTATGTTGAGGCCATGGTTCTCGACGATACACCGGATATTGTAAAGCCTCTCGGCGTAAGTCGAACGGACGTGTTTTTTGATCAATCTTTTTTGTCAGAGGCGCGAAAAAAAGTCGATAAGCTTGTGCCGTTCGCAGCAGGCAAAAAAATAATTCTTTATGCACCAACATTCCGCGGGCGCGTTATCGGCGCAAAAGGACCAAACGAGTTGGATATACGAGGGCTTAAACGCATCCTCGGAGATCGTTATGTACTCGTAATCAAACATCATCCTTACGTCGTTGATACGCCGCGCATTCCAGACGGTTGCGAGGACTTTGCGGTTGACGTCAGCTTCTCGGGGCTTTCGATCGAAATACTTTTGGCCGCATCCGACATATGCATTTCTGATTACTCGTCTCTCGTGTTCGAGTACTCTTTGTTTACCCGTCCCATAGTTTTTTTCGCTTATGATATCGAGGATTATAAAGACTGGCGAGGGTTCTACTACGACTATGAGGAACTAACTCCAGGGCCTATCGTAACCACCAACGAAGAGCTCATCGACTACCTCGGTAATGTCGAGCGTTTATTTGATGCGCAACGTGTAGTTGAGTTCAAAAAGAGGTTTATGAGCGCTTGCGACGGGCGTGCCACCGACCGAATCATGCAGGCTGTGTTCGAAAACGAGACTCATTAA